A region of Rhizobium grahamii DNA encodes the following proteins:
- the moaB gene encoding molybdenum cofactor biosynthesis protein B: MPGIDDNRPFIPVGIAVLTVSDTRTLADDRSGDTLAQRITDAGHRLVERAIVPDDRQSIASQVSAWTARKDIDVVITTGGTGFTGRDVTPEALEPIFEKRMDGFSEVFHRISYDKIGTSTIQSRATAGVANATFIFVLPGSPGACKDAWDGILKSQLDYRHMPCNFVEIMPRLDEHLKRGGAA; this comes from the coding sequence ATGCCGGGAATCGATGACAATCGTCCGTTCATTCCGGTCGGCATTGCCGTCCTGACGGTCTCCGATACCCGCACCTTGGCCGACGACCGTTCGGGCGACACGCTGGCGCAGCGCATTACCGACGCAGGGCACCGGCTCGTCGAACGCGCCATCGTTCCTGATGATCGGCAGAGCATCGCCAGTCAGGTCTCCGCGTGGACCGCTCGGAAGGACATCGATGTGGTGATCACGACCGGCGGCACCGGCTTTACCGGCCGCGATGTCACGCCCGAGGCGCTGGAACCGATCTTCGAAAAGCGGATGGACGGCTTTTCCGAAGTCTTCCACCGGATTTCCTACGACAAGATCGGGACATCGACGATCCAATCACGCGCTACGGCAGGCGTTGCTAATGCGACCTTCATCTTCGTGCTGCCAGGATCACCCGGCGCCTGCAAGGACGCCTGGGACGGCATCCTGAAGAGCCAGCTCGACTATCGCCACATGCCCTGCAATTTCGTGGAAATCATGCCGCGCCTTGATGAACACCTGAAGCGCGGCGGCGCGGCATAA
- a CDS encoding tetratricopeptide repeat protein, which translates to MRRKFAIRLLSSAALAAVLSLGVLGGANAEDAVKTDDASSTVHFDPDSVTTFSGALLAARTADVDHDYDTAIELYKKALQIEPGNPEIRQRLMISLLLNGNIKDSVKYANDLKNDPSIERLATIVRGADALRRGEYKSAETILKTTGPTDLDRVMNDLMAAWARLGAGKGKDALALVEKMKGPDWLNIFQNYNAGAIAIVNGDVKSARRHLNDAVLDKDGAATAPDTFVRAVIALARLEASQGNKQKALDAVSVGENLLPNYAPLNALRQSINGDQKEQQQILTAKQGAAGVLFSFAGALNRDGAEDIVSLYLQIARSLDPDSADALVMLGGIAEKQSQVDRAIAIYKEVPDNSPMSRISELQLGLALAEGGKVEEARKHLQGLIESDPKDIRSYLAYGSVLSDAKDYKAMAENYDKAVDAIGPLPGKNAWTVFFQRGIAYERLKQWDKAEPNFRKALELNANQPQVLNYLGYSWIDMNKNLDEGLTMIKKAVELRPDDGYIIDSLGWAYFRLNRFNDAVDELEKAAQIKAGDATINDHLGDAYWRVGRKLEAVYQWNRALASEPEAAEIPKIKDKITNGLPDQSENPKAADKKQPDPAPIEPKPVDKKS; encoded by the coding sequence ATGCGGCGGAAATTTGCCATTCGTCTTCTTTCGAGCGCGGCGTTGGCGGCGGTGTTGTCGCTTGGCGTGCTCGGCGGCGCAAATGCCGAAGACGCGGTCAAGACCGACGACGCCAGCAGCACCGTACATTTCGACCCAGACAGCGTCACGACCTTTTCCGGCGCCTTGCTTGCCGCGCGTACCGCCGATGTCGACCACGACTACGACACAGCGATCGAGCTCTACAAGAAAGCCCTGCAGATCGAACCGGGCAATCCTGAAATCCGCCAGCGCCTGATGATCTCGCTGCTGCTCAACGGCAATATCAAGGACAGCGTCAAATACGCCAACGACCTGAAGAACGATCCGAGCATCGAACGGCTCGCCACGATCGTTCGTGGTGCCGATGCGCTGCGCCGCGGCGAGTACAAGTCGGCCGAAACGATCCTGAAGACCACGGGGCCGACCGATCTCGACCGCGTCATGAACGACCTGATGGCTGCCTGGGCCCGCCTCGGCGCCGGCAAGGGCAAGGACGCGCTGGCGCTGGTCGAAAAGATGAAGGGCCCGGACTGGCTCAACATCTTCCAGAACTACAATGCCGGAGCGATTGCCATCGTGAACGGCGACGTGAAGTCGGCTCGTCGCCATCTCAACGATGCCGTGCTCGACAAGGATGGTGCGGCGACCGCACCTGACACATTCGTCCGCGCCGTTATCGCGCTGGCACGGCTCGAGGCTTCGCAGGGCAACAAGCAGAAGGCGCTCGACGCCGTCTCGGTTGGCGAAAACCTTTTGCCGAATTACGCGCCACTTAACGCGCTGCGCCAGAGCATCAACGGCGACCAGAAGGAACAGCAGCAGATCCTGACCGCCAAGCAGGGTGCTGCCGGTGTGCTGTTCTCGTTTGCCGGCGCGCTCAACCGTGACGGCGCCGAAGATATCGTATCGCTCTACCTGCAGATCGCACGCAGCCTCGATCCCGATAGCGCCGACGCGCTGGTCATGCTCGGCGGCATTGCCGAGAAGCAGAGCCAGGTCGATCGCGCGATCGCGATCTACAAGGAAGTGCCTGACAATTCGCCGATGAGCCGCATCTCCGAGCTGCAGCTCGGGCTGGCGCTCGCCGAGGGCGGCAAGGTCGAAGAGGCCCGCAAGCACCTGCAGGGCCTGATCGAGTCGGACCCCAAGGACATCCGCAGCTATCTCGCGTACGGCAGCGTCCTTTCCGACGCCAAGGACTACAAGGCGATGGCTGAGAATTACGACAAGGCCGTCGACGCCATCGGCCCGCTGCCGGGCAAGAATGCCTGGACCGTCTTCTTCCAGCGCGGCATCGCCTACGAGCGCCTGAAGCAGTGGGACAAGGCAGAACCGAATTTCCGCAAGGCGCTGGAACTCAACGCGAACCAGCCGCAGGTCCTGAACTACCTCGGATATTCCTGGATCGACATGAACAAGAACCTCGACGAGGGGTTGACGATGATCAAGAAGGCCGTCGAGCTGCGCCCCGACGACGGCTACATCATCGACTCGCTCGGCTGGGCCTATTTCCGTCTCAACCGCTTCAACGACGCGGTGGACGAACTGGAGAAAGCGGCACAGATCAAGGCCGGCGACGCGACGATCAACGACCATCTGGGCGATGCTTACTGGCGCGTCGGTCGCAAGCTCGAAGCCGTCTATCAGTGGAACCGTGCGCTGGCTTCCGAGCCGGAGGCAGCCGAGATCCCGAAGATCAAGGACAAGATCACCAACGGCTTGCCGGACCAGAGCGAGAACCCTAAGGCCGCCGACAAGAAGCAGCCGGATCCTGCGCCGATCGAACCGAAGCCGGTGGACAAGAAGTCCTGA
- a CDS encoding S49 family peptidase yields MAGFLRKLMPKRFRKDGVVIPVVRLQGAIMSGGSQFRPALNLASTAQVLEKAFEFKDAPAVAISINSPGGSPVQSRLIFSRIRDLAREKQKKVLVFVEDVAASGGYMIALAGDEIIADPTSIVGSIGVVSGGFGFPELLKKIGVERRVYTAGENKVILDPFQPEKEKDIEYLKTLQLEIHQVFISMVRERRAGKLKDDETVFSGLFWTGTRGLELGLIDGLGDMRQELKRRYGSKTKLALVTPARGLFGRRIPGVASGSLEAAATGLAAGLVETAEEKALWSRYGF; encoded by the coding sequence ATGGCCGGATTTTTGAGAAAGCTGATGCCGAAGCGCTTCCGCAAGGACGGCGTCGTGATCCCGGTGGTCCGCCTGCAGGGCGCGATCATGAGCGGTGGCAGCCAGTTTCGGCCGGCCTTGAACCTCGCCTCGACGGCGCAGGTGCTGGAGAAGGCGTTCGAATTCAAGGATGCGCCGGCGGTGGCGATCTCGATCAATTCACCCGGCGGCTCGCCTGTCCAGTCGCGCCTGATCTTCAGCCGTATCCGTGATCTCGCGCGTGAAAAGCAGAAGAAAGTGCTTGTCTTCGTCGAGGACGTGGCTGCATCAGGCGGCTACATGATTGCCCTTGCCGGCGATGAGATCATTGCCGACCCCACCTCGATCGTCGGCTCGATCGGTGTCGTCTCCGGTGGCTTCGGCTTTCCGGAACTCCTGAAGAAGATCGGCGTCGAGCGGCGCGTCTATACCGCAGGCGAGAACAAGGTGATCCTCGACCCGTTCCAGCCGGAGAAGGAAAAGGACATCGAGTATCTGAAGACCCTGCAGCTCGAAATCCATCAGGTCTTCATTTCGATGGTCCGCGAACGCCGCGCCGGCAAGCTCAAGGACGACGAGACCGTGTTCTCGGGTCTCTTCTGGACCGGCACGCGCGGCCTCGAACTCGGTCTGATCGACGGCCTTGGCGACATGCGGCAGGAATTGAAGCGGCGCTACGGCTCGAAGACAAAACTTGCGCTGGTGACGCCGGCCCGCGGCCTTTTCGGACGCCGCATTCCTGGGGTAGCATCGGGGTCGCTGGAAGCGGCGGCGACAGGCCTCGCGGCGGGACTTGTGGAAACTGCCGAAGAGAAGGCATTGTGGAGCCGCTACGGTTTCTGA
- a CDS encoding glycosyl transferase → MLTVVLECQDQEPELAQTLSVLVAGAVEGLVSDVVVLDHGSRDGTSKVADAAGCRFHSQWDIKDILHSARGEWLLFVEPGARPQSGWIDEIAEYVSLNKLPAQFTASRGYRRPFFKRIGRSKPPLELGLLLPKKEALASARSGMRLSEFVRGQKLRRLSSELIPSWVARAAR, encoded by the coding sequence ATGTTGACAGTAGTGCTGGAGTGCCAGGACCAGGAACCTGAACTGGCTCAGACCTTATCGGTGTTGGTTGCAGGCGCGGTTGAAGGGCTCGTCAGCGATGTTGTGGTCTTGGATCACGGCTCGCGGGACGGCACGTCAAAGGTGGCGGATGCCGCCGGCTGCCGTTTCCATTCACAGTGGGACATCAAGGACATACTTCACTCGGCGCGAGGAGAATGGCTGCTCTTCGTCGAGCCGGGCGCACGCCCGCAAAGCGGATGGATCGACGAGATCGCCGAGTATGTCTCGCTGAACAAGCTGCCCGCCCAGTTCACGGCCTCGAGAGGCTACAGGCGGCCTTTCTTCAAGCGGATCGGCCGTTCAAAGCCGCCGCTGGAGCTCGGTCTGCTCCTGCCGAAGAAAGAGGCTCTGGCGTCGGCGCGAAGCGGCATGCGTTTGTCTGAGTTTGTCAGGGGCCAGAAGCTACGCCGCCTGTCGAGCGAGCTGATTCCCTCATGGGTCGCGCGCGCGGCGCGCTAG
- a CDS encoding LemA family protein codes for MYIILGLIVLIALYAVVIYNGLVRARQMAEEAWSGIDVQLKRRADLIPNLIETVKGYATHEKTTLEEVVKLRNQAQAVPTGDVAGRAQAEGLLGAALGRVMALAEAYPDLKANENFRELQSSLETMESEIQMARRYYNGAARDLNVKVESFPSNLVAGQFGFQKREYFEITNEADRAVPTVKF; via the coding sequence ATGTATATTATTTTAGGCCTTATCGTCCTTATCGCGCTCTATGCCGTCGTCATCTACAACGGCCTCGTCCGCGCCCGGCAGATGGCCGAGGAAGCCTGGTCCGGCATCGATGTGCAGCTGAAGCGCCGCGCCGACCTCATCCCCAACCTGATCGAGACGGTAAAGGGCTACGCCACCCACGAAAAGACCACGCTCGAAGAGGTGGTCAAGCTGCGGAACCAGGCACAGGCTGTGCCGACGGGCGATGTGGCCGGCCGCGCGCAGGCGGAAGGTCTGCTCGGCGCTGCTCTCGGGCGCGTCATGGCGCTTGCCGAAGCCTATCCCGACCTGAAGGCCAACGAGAATTTCCGCGAGCTGCAGTCCTCACTCGAGACGATGGAAAGCGAGATCCAGATGGCGCGGCGCTACTACAATGGCGCGGCCCGCGATCTCAACGTCAAGGTCGAGAGCTTCCCCTCCAATCTGGTCGCCGGCCAGTTCGGATTCCAGAAGCGGGAGTATTTCGAGATCACCAACGAAGCCGATCGCGCTGTCCCGACGGTAAAGTTCTGA
- a CDS encoding polyprenyl synthetase family protein, producing MGVVIPLEESKNKLASVKPLVDLTKADMERVNQLILSKAGSDVQMIPEVANHLISSGGKRLRPMLTLASSVLFGYKGENHIKLATSVEFMHTATLLHDDVVDESDLRRGKSTARTIWGNQASVLVGDFLLGQAFRMMVDVGSLDALDVLSGAACVIAEGEVLQLSVAKNMETTEDDYLAVIRAKTAALFAAAAEVGPIIADAGKSGRNAMKSYGMNLGLAFQLVDDALDYGGKAADLGKNVGDDFREGKITLPVILAYRRGTEEERAFWRDAIEGGNGSDQNLEKALGLITKYGTLNDTIARAVHYGTIARDALAPLPDTAWKSALMEVIDFCIERVN from the coding sequence TTGGGCGTGGTCATACCGCTTGAAGAAAGCAAAAACAAACTGGCATCCGTCAAGCCACTGGTGGATTTGACCAAAGCGGATATGGAACGGGTCAACCAGTTGATCCTGTCGAAGGCCGGTTCCGACGTCCAGATGATTCCGGAGGTAGCGAACCACCTGATTTCGTCTGGCGGCAAGCGTTTGCGTCCGATGCTGACGCTCGCCTCCTCGGTTCTGTTTGGCTACAAGGGTGAAAATCACATCAAGCTCGCGACCTCGGTCGAGTTCATGCATACCGCGACGCTGCTGCACGACGATGTCGTGGACGAAAGCGACCTTCGCCGCGGCAAGTCCACCGCCCGCACGATCTGGGGTAACCAGGCAAGCGTTCTCGTCGGCGACTTCCTGCTCGGCCAGGCGTTCCGCATGATGGTCGATGTCGGCTCGCTCGACGCGCTCGATGTTCTCTCGGGTGCCGCCTGTGTCATCGCGGAAGGCGAAGTGCTGCAGCTTTCCGTTGCCAAGAACATGGAGACGACCGAGGACGATTATCTCGCGGTCATCCGCGCCAAGACGGCAGCGCTTTTCGCAGCCGCTGCCGAGGTCGGGCCGATCATCGCCGATGCCGGCAAGTCCGGGCGCAATGCCATGAAGTCCTATGGTATGAACCTCGGGCTCGCATTCCAGCTGGTCGACGATGCGCTTGACTACGGTGGCAAGGCCGCCGACCTCGGCAAGAACGTCGGCGACGACTTCCGCGAAGGCAAGATCACGCTTCCGGTCATCCTGGCCTACCGCCGCGGCACCGAGGAAGAACGCGCCTTCTGGCGGGATGCGATCGAAGGTGGAAACGGCAGCGACCAGAATCTTGAGAAGGCTCTCGGTCTGATCACGAAGTATGGTACACTGAATGACACGATCGCCCGGGCGGTTCATTACGGGACGATAGCGCGGGACGCTCTCGCGCCTCTGCCCGATACGGCATGGAAATCTGCCCTGATGGAAGTCATCGACTTCTGCATCGAGCGCGTCAATTAA
- a CDS encoding Nramp family divalent metal transporter: MDVINPKARTGWRHEREEASMADVYRSIGTRKGASRWRRIAAFLGPGYLVAVGYMDPGNWSTSLAGGSKFGYTLLAVALLSNMMAIVLQSLCARLAIGSGRDLAQACRDAFPRWVSIPLWLFAEIAIIATDIAEVIGTAIGLNLLFGIPLELGVLITALDVFLILYLQKVGFRWVEAFVIALLGIITVCFGVQIFMADPQWGEVIRGFFPTTEIVSNPEMLYLALGILGATVMPHNLYLHSGIVQTRDYGHTLPEKREALTFATIDSTVALCFALLINASILILAAAAFHAHGRTDVAELGEASSLLAPLLGLALAPTLFGIALLCCGLNSTVTATMAGQIIMEGFLKIRLQPWVRRLITRAIAIIPAAFVTIWYGDAGTAELLILTQVVLSLQLSFAVFPLVMFTASKAKMGELVAPRWLSAIAYTIAIVIAGLNVKLLFDFVVG; this comes from the coding sequence ATGGACGTAATAAATCCGAAGGCCAGGACAGGCTGGCGCCACGAGCGCGAAGAAGCATCGATGGCCGATGTCTACCGCTCGATCGGCACACGCAAGGGAGCGTCGCGTTGGCGTCGCATCGCGGCATTTCTCGGGCCAGGCTATCTGGTCGCCGTCGGCTATATGGATCCCGGCAATTGGTCGACCTCGCTCGCCGGCGGGTCCAAGTTCGGATACACGCTTCTGGCAGTCGCACTGCTCTCCAATATGATGGCGATCGTGCTGCAGTCGCTCTGCGCCCGTCTCGCGATCGGTTCCGGCCGCGATCTCGCGCAGGCTTGTCGCGACGCGTTCCCGCGCTGGGTGTCGATCCCGCTCTGGCTGTTTGCCGAAATCGCCATCATCGCGACCGACATCGCCGAGGTGATCGGCACCGCGATCGGCCTCAACCTGCTGTTCGGCATTCCGCTCGAGCTTGGCGTACTGATCACCGCGCTCGACGTCTTCCTCATTCTCTATCTGCAGAAGGTCGGATTCCGCTGGGTCGAGGCTTTCGTCATTGCGCTGCTCGGGATCATCACCGTCTGTTTCGGCGTGCAGATCTTCATGGCCGACCCGCAGTGGGGCGAGGTCATCCGCGGCTTCTTCCCGACCACGGAGATCGTCTCCAATCCGGAGATGCTCTATCTCGCCCTCGGCATCCTCGGCGCGACCGTGATGCCGCACAATCTCTACCTGCATTCCGGCATCGTCCAGACCCGCGACTACGGACATACGTTGCCCGAGAAGCGCGAGGCGCTGACCTTTGCGACGATCGACTCGACTGTCGCGCTCTGCTTTGCGCTGCTGATCAACGCCTCGATCCTCATCCTGGCTGCGGCAGCCTTCCATGCCCACGGACGGACTGACGTTGCCGAACTCGGCGAGGCCTCATCGCTGCTGGCGCCGCTTCTCGGCCTTGCGCTTGCCCCGACGCTATTCGGTATTGCCCTGCTCTGCTGCGGCCTGAACTCGACGGTCACGGCGACGATGGCCGGACAGATCATCATGGAAGGCTTCCTGAAGATCCGGCTGCAGCCCTGGGTACGGCGCCTGATTACCCGTGCCATCGCCATCATCCCCGCGGCATTCGTGACGATCTGGTACGGCGATGCCGGTACGGCCGAGCTGCTGATCCTGACGCAGGTCGTGCTCAGCCTGCAGCTTTCCTTCGCGGTGTTCCCGCTGGTCATGTTTACCGCCAGCAAGGCGAAGATGGGCGAGCTCGTGGCGCCGCGCTGGCTGTCCGCCATCGCCTACACGATCGCGATCGTCATCGCGGGACTGAACGTCAAGCTGCTGTTCGACTTCGTGGTTGGCTGA
- a CDS encoding DUF2007 domain-containing protein, which translates to MHELIRANDPVLLSFAESLLKDAGIHCLIADQGMSILEGSLGMLPRRLLVDDERADQARRILVDAGLGNELRQAK; encoded by the coding sequence ATGCATGAACTTATCCGCGCCAACGATCCCGTGCTGCTGTCCTTCGCGGAAAGCCTTCTGAAGGATGCCGGTATTCACTGCCTGATCGCCGATCAGGGCATGAGCATTCTCGAAGGCTCGCTCGGCATGCTGCCACGTCGGCTGCTGGTCGATGACGAACGCGCCGACCAGGCGCGGCGCATTCTCGTCGATGCTGGCCTCGGCAACGAATTGCGTCAGGCGAAATGA
- a CDS encoding glycine--tRNA ligase subunit alpha: protein MSAAIPDHMNPKRSFQALILTLHNYWADKGCAVLQPYDMEVGAGTFHPATTLRALGPKPWKAAYVQPSRRPSDGRYGENPNRLQHYYQYQVILKPNPPNLQELYLGSLAAIGLDPLLHDIRFVEDDWESPTLGAWGLGWECWCDGMEVSQFTYFQQVCGIECSPVAGELTYGLERLAMYVQGVDNVYDLNFNGREGDEKISYGDVFLQAEQEYSRHNFEFANTEMLHRHFIDAEKECQALLAAGAPGDSDNQKLHKCVFPAYDQCIKASHVFNLLDARGVISVTERQSYILRVRTLAKACGEAFLLTDAGGVNLAKTAA, encoded by the coding sequence ATGTCTGCTGCAATCCCCGACCACATGAACCCGAAGCGCTCTTTCCAGGCGCTGATCCTGACGCTCCATAACTACTGGGCGGACAAGGGTTGTGCGGTGCTGCAGCCCTACGACATGGAGGTCGGCGCCGGTACATTCCATCCTGCGACGACGCTGCGTGCGCTCGGGCCCAAGCCGTGGAAGGCTGCCTATGTGCAGCCGTCGCGTCGTCCGTCGGATGGCCGCTACGGTGAGAACCCGAACCGCCTGCAGCACTATTATCAGTATCAGGTGATCCTGAAGCCGAACCCGCCGAACCTGCAGGAACTCTATCTCGGCTCGCTGGCCGCGATCGGCCTCGATCCGTTGCTGCACGACATCCGTTTCGTCGAAGACGACTGGGAAAGCCCGACGCTCGGCGCCTGGGGTCTCGGCTGGGAGTGCTGGTGCGACGGCATGGAAGTCTCGCAATTCACCTATTTCCAGCAGGTCTGCGGCATCGAATGCTCGCCTGTTGCGGGCGAGCTCACCTACGGTCTCGAGCGTCTTGCGATGTATGTCCAGGGTGTCGACAACGTCTACGACCTGAACTTCAACGGGCGCGAAGGCGACGAGAAGATCAGCTATGGCGACGTCTTCCTGCAGGCCGAACAGGAATATTCACGCCACAACTTCGAATTTGCCAACACCGAGATGCTGCATCGCCACTTCATCGATGCCGAAAAGGAATGCCAGGCGCTTCTCGCCGCCGGCGCTCCCGGCGACAGCGATAACCAGAAGCTGCATAAGTGCGTTTTCCCGGCCTACGACCAGTGCATCAAGGCGTCACACGTCTTCAACCTGCTGGATGCCCGCGGCGTCATCTCGGTCACCGAGCGCCAAAGCTATATTCTGCGCGTGCGGACGCTGGCAAAGGCCTGCGGTGAGGCCTTCCTTTTGACGGATGCGGGTGGTGTGAACCTGGCGAAGACTGCCGCTTGA
- a CDS encoding 3-phosphoshikimate 1-carboxyvinyltransferase: protein MSKDKLTIIPAAKPLSGRAVPPGSKSITNRALLLAGLAKGTSRLTGALKSDDTRYMAEALRAMGVTVDEPDATTFVVTSSGELKAPAAPLFLGNAGTATRFLTAALALGNGRYVVDGDEHMRKRPIKPLVDALKSLGVAIEAPTGCPPVTIDANGRFASNKVVIDAGLSSQYVSALQMAAACGSEPFTIELAGADIGARGYIDLTLAAMRAFGAKVMQPTPSSWVIEPTGYTATDFVVEPDASAATYLWAAEVLTKGAIDLGVANEDFTQPDAKAYDVIRQFPHLPAEIDGSQMQDAVPTIAVLAAFNETPVRFTGIANLRVKECDRIRAVSTGLNNIRQGLATEDGDDLIVASDPALVGQHLPADIDTFADHRIAMSFALAGLKIDGITILDPDCVGKTFPSYWRTLAGLGVTYADED, encoded by the coding sequence ATGAGTAAAGACAAGCTCACCATCATCCCGGCGGCGAAGCCGCTTTCCGGTCGCGCCGTACCTCCCGGCTCGAAGTCGATCACCAACCGCGCGCTGCTTTTGGCCGGTCTCGCCAAGGGCACCAGCCGCCTGACCGGGGCGCTCAAGAGCGACGACACGCGCTATATGGCGGAAGCCCTGCGCGCCATGGGCGTGACGGTGGACGAGCCCGATGCGACGACCTTCGTTGTCACCAGTTCCGGTGAACTCAAGGCTCCCGCCGCACCGCTCTTCCTCGGCAATGCCGGTACCGCCACACGCTTCCTGACGGCAGCACTTGCGCTCGGCAATGGCCGCTATGTCGTCGATGGTGACGAGCATATGCGCAAGCGCCCGATCAAGCCGCTGGTCGATGCCCTGAAGTCGCTCGGTGTCGCGATCGAGGCACCCACCGGTTGCCCGCCCGTCACGATCGACGCTAACGGCCGCTTCGCCAGCAACAAGGTCGTCATCGATGCCGGCCTCTCCAGCCAGTATGTCTCCGCCCTGCAGATGGCGGCTGCCTGCGGTTCCGAGCCGTTCACGATCGAACTTGCCGGTGCCGATATCGGCGCACGCGGCTACATCGACCTGACGCTGGCAGCCATGCGTGCCTTCGGCGCCAAGGTCATGCAGCCGACGCCGTCCTCGTGGGTGATCGAGCCGACCGGTTACACCGCCACCGATTTCGTCGTCGAGCCGGACGCTTCCGCCGCCACCTATCTCTGGGCCGCCGAAGTGCTGACCAAGGGCGCGATCGACCTCGGCGTCGCCAACGAGGATTTCACCCAGCCGGATGCCAAGGCATATGACGTCATCAGGCAGTTCCCACACCTGCCCGCCGAAATCGACGGCTCGCAGATGCAGGACGCTGTGCCGACCATCGCCGTGCTGGCCGCCTTCAACGAAACACCGGTGCGCTTCACCGGCATCGCCAACCTGCGCGTCAAGGAATGCGACCGCATCCGCGCCGTCTCGACCGGCCTTAACAACATCCGTCAGGGGCTCGCGACCGAGGATGGCGACGATCTGATCGTTGCATCCGACCCTGCATTGGTCGGCCAGCATTTGCCCGCCGATATCGACACCTTCGCCGATCACCGCATCGCCATGAGCTTCGCGCTCGCCGGCCTGAAGATCGACGGCATCACCATTCTGGATCCGGATTGCGTCGGCAAGACCTTCCCGTCCTATTGGCGGACGCTGGCGGGGCTCGGTGTGACCTACGCGGATGAGGACTGA
- a CDS encoding 4-(cytidine 5'-diphospho)-2-C-methyl-D-erythritol kinase: protein MPLTDIGDTTAIREDAFAKINLALHVTGQRSDGYHLLEMLVTFARHGDTLDFALSETDAFSVSGRFGDALDDGGTNLVVKARDALRAAIQQAGGDAPAVRIHLQKNLPIASGIGGGSADAAATLRGLMRLWQVSLPQQTIDAVALGLGADVPMCLHSRPLIARGIGEDIENVDHMPVFAMVLANPLRGVSTPEVFRKLDNKRNPPLPAEHPSSWMEALGGMRNDLEPAARALLPEIAAVSSMLADEGAMFVRMSGSGATCFGIFATAGDAEKAARRLQDTRPDWYFQATETLAGGTHAGNR from the coding sequence ATGCCGCTGACTGATATCGGCGATACGACCGCTATCCGTGAGGATGCCTTTGCCAAGATCAATCTGGCCCTGCATGTGACGGGCCAGAGGAGCGACGGCTATCACCTGCTGGAAATGCTGGTGACCTTTGCCCGGCATGGCGACACACTCGACTTCGCGCTTTCCGAAACCGATGCGTTCAGCGTTTCGGGGCGCTTCGGCGATGCACTTGACGACGGCGGCACCAATCTCGTGGTGAAGGCGCGTGACGCATTGCGCGCGGCCATCCAACAGGCCGGCGGCGATGCCCCTGCTGTTCGGATTCATCTGCAGAAGAACCTCCCGATTGCTTCAGGCATCGGCGGTGGATCCGCCGACGCGGCAGCGACGCTGCGTGGGCTGATGCGCTTGTGGCAGGTCTCGCTTCCGCAGCAGACCATCGATGCCGTTGCGCTTGGCCTTGGCGCGGACGTGCCGATGTGCCTCCACAGCCGGCCGCTGATCGCGCGCGGCATCGGCGAGGATATCGAGAACGTGGACCACATGCCTGTCTTCGCCATGGTTCTTGCCAATCCGTTGCGCGGCGTGTCGACGCCCGAGGTGTTCCGCAAGCTCGACAACAAGCGCAATCCTCCCCTCCCCGCCGAGCATCCAAGCTCATGGATGGAGGCACTTGGTGGCATGCGCAACGATCTGGAGCCAGCTGCCCGGGCATTGCTCCCCGAAATCGCTGCCGTTTCATCCATGCTGGCGGATGAAGGCGCGATGTTCGTGCGCATGTCCGGCTCGGGCGCAACCTGCTTCGGCATATTCGCGACCGCAGGTGACGCGGAAAAAGCCGCTCGCAGGCTTCAAGACACGCGCCCGGACTGGTATTTCCAGGCGACGGAAACGCTGGCAGGAGGCACGCATGCCGGGAATCGATGA